The Oncorhynchus mykiss isolate Arlee chromosome 30, USDA_OmykA_1.1, whole genome shotgun sequence genome includes a window with the following:
- the LOC118945772 gene encoding protein TsetseEP-like → MPVQQPAPTLASTLAPARSPNPGPAAAAAPTPDPVRSPNPGPAPTPSPNPGPAAAPTQTQSEAPTLAQPQPQPWPSRSPNPRPSPKPQPWSSSNPKPQPWPSRSPNPRPSPKPQPWPSPNPNPNPNPNPGPAAAPTPDPARSPNPGPAAASTPDSVRSPNPGPATNPNPNPKPQPQPQPQTQYKAPTLPQPQHQPQPEAPTLALVHPQPEAPTLAQPQPQSQPQPQTQSDAPTLAQPQPYTTVA, encoded by the exons atgccggTACAG CAGCCGGCCCCAACCCTAGCTTCAACCCTAGCCCCAGCCCGAAGCCCCAACCCTGGCCCAGCCGCAGCCGCAGCCCCAACCCCAGACCCAGTCCGAAGCCCCAACCCTGGCCCAGCTCCAACCCCAAGCCCCAACCCTGGCCCAGCCGCAGCCCCAACCCAGACCCAGTCCGAAGCCCCAACCCTGgcccagccccaaccccaaccctggccCAGCCGCAGCCCCAACCCCAGACCCAGTCCGAAGCCCCAACCCTGGTCCAGCTCCAACCCAAAGCCCCAACCCTGGCCCAGCCGCAGCCCCAACCCTAGACCCAGTCCGAAGCCCCAACCCTGgcccagccccaaccccaaccccaaccccaaccccaaccctggccCAGCCGCAGCCCCAACCCCAGACCCAGCCCGAAGCCCCAACCCTGGCCCAGCCGCAGCCTCAACCCCAGACTCAGTCCGAAGCCCCAACCCTGGCCCAGccaccaaccccaaccccaacccgaAGCCCCAGCCGCAGCCCCAACCCCAGACCCAGTACAAAGCCCCAACCCTGCCCCAGCCCCAGCACCAGCCCCAGCCCGAAGCCCCAACCCTGGCTCTGGTCCATCCCCAGCCCGAAGCACCAACCCTGGCCCAGCCGCAGCCGCAGTCGCAGCCCCAACCCCAGACCCAGTCCGATGCCCCAACCCTAGCCCAGCCGCAGCCTTACACTACAGTAGCCTAA
- the LOC110521500 gene encoding leupaxin isoform X1, translating to MDELDLILEELAFNLAGPESATQKKESDTANTNGQVSKVCPVGLPPKKEIETDSTNAYSELPAPMEAGLLSPCSATRELDSIMEDLLFGLEMRLPDPPPPSTPPPLVQKSVKKNHVGEKKEKEDTQAKQERTNSPKTSDLERKASTQRKTDAIDDLLGGLSSDMEKMGVRTVAKGHCASCGKVIVGKMITALGQVWHPEHFVCVECQAELGTSGFFEREGKAYCEKDYQHLFSPRCGYCKGPILQNILTAMDRTWHPEHFFCSHCGELFGAEGFLEKDGKPYCHRDFYHLFAPKCSGCGDPVRENYLTAANGTWHPNCFVCSDCLKPFNDGCFLELDGRPLCSLHFHSRQGTLCGGCGEPISGRCISALERKFHPEHFVCAFCLRKLSQGVFKEQAGKPYCSACHTKLFV from the exons ATCTTATCCTAGAAGAGCTGGCTTTCAACTTAGCTGGTCCAGAGTCAGCTACTCAGAAGAAAGAAAGTGATACAGCCAACACAAATGGACAG GTCTCAAAGGTGTGTCCTGTTGGTCTCCCTccaaagaaagaaattgagacaGATAGCACCAATGCATACAG tgagTTACCAGCTCCAATGGAGGCCGGTCTGCTGAGTCCTTGCTCTGCTACCAGAGAGCTGGACTCCATAATGGAGGATTTGCTGTTTGGCCTGGAGATGAGG CTCCcagaccctcctcctccctcaaccCCACCACCACTTGTCCAGAAGTCCGTCAAAAAGAACCATGTTGgagaaaagaaagaaaaggaGGACACCCAAGCGAAACAGGAGAGAACCAACAGTCCTAAGACCTCTGATCTGGAGCGCAAGGCATCAACACAGAGAAAAACGGACGCCATAGATGACCTTCTGGGAGGCTTGAGCTCTGATATGGAGAAGATGGGTGTACGAACGGTGGCGAAGGGCCACTGTGCTTCCTGTGGCAAGGTCATTGTGGGAAAG ATGATCACAGCCCTGGGCCAGGTGTGGCACCCAGAACACTTTGTTTGTGTGGAGTGTCAGGCTGAGCTGGGGACTAGTGGCTTCtttgagagggaggggaaggcctACTGTGAGAAAGACTACCAGCATCTCTTCTCACCTCGCTGTGGTTACTGCAAGGGTCCCATTCTGCAG AACATCCTGACAGCGATGGACCGCACCTGGCACCCTGAGCACTTCTTCTGTTCCCATTGTGGGGAGCTCTTTGGGGCTGAAG GTTTTCTGGAGAAGGACGGGAAGCCGTACTGCCACAGAGACTTTTACCATCTCTTTGCTCCAAAGTGCTCTGGTTGTGGAGACCCTGTGAGAGAGAACTACCTGACTGCAGCCAACGGCACCTGGCATCCCAACTGCTTCGTCTGCTCA gaCTGTCTGAAGCCCTTCAACGATGGTTGTTTCCTGGAGCTGGATGGTCGTCCCCTGTGCTCTCTGCACTTCCACTCCCGACAGGGTACACTGTGTGGGGGCTGTGGAGAGCCCATCTCTGGCCGCTGCATCTCTGCTTTGGAGCGCAAGTTCCACCCTGAGCACTTTGTGTGTGCCTTCTGTCTGCGTAAACTCAGCCAGGGGGTGTTCAAGGAGCAGGCAGGGAAACCCTATTGCTCAGCCTGCCACACCAAACTGTTTGTGTGA
- the LOC110521500 gene encoding leupaxin isoform X2 — MEAGLLSPCSATRELDSIMEDLLFGLEMRLPDPPPPSTPPPLVQKSVKKNHVGEKKEKEDTQAKQERTNSPKTSDLERKASTQRKTDAIDDLLGGLSSDMEKMGVRTVAKGHCASCGKVIVGKMITALGQVWHPEHFVCVECQAELGTSGFFEREGKAYCEKDYQHLFSPRCGYCKGPILQNILTAMDRTWHPEHFFCSHCGELFGAEGFLEKDGKPYCHRDFYHLFAPKCSGCGDPVRENYLTAANGTWHPNCFVCSDCLKPFNDGCFLELDGRPLCSLHFHSRQGTLCGGCGEPISGRCISALERKFHPEHFVCAFCLRKLSQGVFKEQAGKPYCSACHTKLFV; from the exons ATGGAGGCCGGTCTGCTGAGTCCTTGCTCTGCTACCAGAGAGCTGGACTCCATAATGGAGGATTTGCTGTTTGGCCTGGAGATGAGG CTCCcagaccctcctcctccctcaaccCCACCACCACTTGTCCAGAAGTCCGTCAAAAAGAACCATGTTGgagaaaagaaagaaaaggaGGACACCCAAGCGAAACAGGAGAGAACCAACAGTCCTAAGACCTCTGATCTGGAGCGCAAGGCATCAACACAGAGAAAAACGGACGCCATAGATGACCTTCTGGGAGGCTTGAGCTCTGATATGGAGAAGATGGGTGTACGAACGGTGGCGAAGGGCCACTGTGCTTCCTGTGGCAAGGTCATTGTGGGAAAG ATGATCACAGCCCTGGGCCAGGTGTGGCACCCAGAACACTTTGTTTGTGTGGAGTGTCAGGCTGAGCTGGGGACTAGTGGCTTCtttgagagggaggggaaggcctACTGTGAGAAAGACTACCAGCATCTCTTCTCACCTCGCTGTGGTTACTGCAAGGGTCCCATTCTGCAG AACATCCTGACAGCGATGGACCGCACCTGGCACCCTGAGCACTTCTTCTGTTCCCATTGTGGGGAGCTCTTTGGGGCTGAAG GTTTTCTGGAGAAGGACGGGAAGCCGTACTGCCACAGAGACTTTTACCATCTCTTTGCTCCAAAGTGCTCTGGTTGTGGAGACCCTGTGAGAGAGAACTACCTGACTGCAGCCAACGGCACCTGGCATCCCAACTGCTTCGTCTGCTCA gaCTGTCTGAAGCCCTTCAACGATGGTTGTTTCCTGGAGCTGGATGGTCGTCCCCTGTGCTCTCTGCACTTCCACTCCCGACAGGGTACACTGTGTGGGGGCTGTGGAGAGCCCATCTCTGGCCGCTGCATCTCTGCTTTGGAGCGCAAGTTCCACCCTGAGCACTTTGTGTGTGCCTTCTGTCTGCGTAAACTCAGCCAGGGGGTGTTCAAGGAGCAGGCAGGGAAACCCTATTGCTCAGCCTGCCACACCAAACTGTTTGTGTGA